From the genome of Gemmatimonas phototrophica, one region includes:
- a CDS encoding ABC transporter ATP-binding protein — MTLPTTDQPLLDVQSLQVAFPGKTGDVRAVDGITFTVAQGETVCLVGESGCGKSLTALSLLRLVPPPGRITGSSQIRFDGRDVLTLDEPSLRSIRGRQMAMIFQEPMTALNPVLTVGDQIAEVVRVHTKCRRADAWQQAVTMLEQVGIADAPARAKQYPHELSGGMRQRVMIAMALVLSPRLVIADEPTTALDVTIQAQILELLRDMRERTGMALLLITHDLGVVAEMASRVIVMYAGRVVEEAPVASLFSAPSHPYTEGLLAAMPRLGSTRDRLTTIRGSVPPLGALPSGCAFRDRCPHAFARCATEEPVLYQVGPAHRSRCHLVQEPEHRVMAMEQQT, encoded by the coding sequence GTGACATTACCCACCACTGACCAGCCCCTGCTCGACGTTCAATCGCTGCAGGTGGCATTCCCCGGGAAAACCGGTGATGTCCGTGCCGTGGACGGTATCACGTTCACGGTCGCGCAGGGGGAAACGGTATGCCTCGTGGGCGAGTCGGGGTGCGGCAAGTCGCTCACCGCGCTGTCGCTGCTTCGCCTGGTGCCGCCACCGGGGCGCATCACGGGCAGCAGTCAGATCCGATTCGACGGGCGCGATGTGCTCACGCTCGACGAGCCGTCGTTGCGCAGTATTCGTGGCCGCCAGATGGCCATGATTTTTCAGGAGCCCATGACGGCGCTCAATCCGGTGTTGACCGTGGGCGATCAGATCGCCGAGGTGGTGCGAGTTCACACCAAGTGCCGACGGGCCGACGCGTGGCAGCAGGCGGTGACCATGCTGGAACAGGTGGGCATTGCCGATGCGCCCGCGCGCGCGAAACAGTACCCACACGAATTGTCTGGTGGCATGCGGCAGCGCGTGATGATCGCCATGGCGCTGGTGCTGTCGCCGCGCCTGGTCATCGCCGACGAGCCCACAACGGCGCTCGATGTCACCATTCAGGCGCAGATCCTGGAACTGTTGCGCGACATGCGGGAACGCACCGGCATGGCGCTGTTGCTCATCACACATGATCTTGGCGTAGTCGCCGAGATGGCGTCCCGGGTGATCGTGATGTACGCCGGGCGCGTGGTGGAAGAGGCGCCCGTCGCCTCGTTGTTTTCCGCGCCGTCGCACCCGTACACCGAAGGCTTGCTGGCGGCCATGCCACGATTGGGCAGCACACGCGACCGCCTCACGACCATTCGTGGCTCGGTGCCCCCGTTGGGTGCCCTGCCAAGCGGCTGCGCATTCCGCGATCGCTGTCCGCACGCTTTTGCCCGCTGCGCCACCGAAGAGCCGGTGCTCTATCAGGTAGGGCCCGCGCACCGATCCCGCTGCCACCTCGTGCAGGAACCGGAGCACCGGGTGATGGCCATGGAGCAGCAGACATGA
- a CDS encoding ABC transporter permease: protein MNAPRHERAAWKPGALLMIMLGVVAVAAPWLAPYPPNDTLDLVALKSRAPSAAHWFGTDAYSRDVLSRVLYGARVSLGFALTSVILTLTIGTAYGAAMAFAPSPLSATLRRLLDVAFSVPRLLVLLAVAGVAGPLTIPVLILLISLTGWYAVARLVADELTALSTREFSLAARATGVPLPRLFQRHLLPHLGPLLMISGAFSVANTIGLEAGLSFLGLGIQPPTASWGNILRDGAGGIQTEWWLTVFPGLATVLPVLACNAVGDALRDRFAPVQFAESAPSAPAAASPALRP, encoded by the coding sequence ATGAACGCACCCCGACACGAGCGCGCCGCGTGGAAGCCCGGTGCCCTGCTCATGATTATGCTGGGCGTCGTCGCTGTGGCAGCGCCGTGGCTGGCTCCGTATCCCCCCAACGACACGCTTGACCTCGTCGCCCTGAAGAGCCGTGCTCCTTCGGCCGCGCACTGGTTTGGTACCGATGCCTATTCCCGCGATGTGTTGAGTCGCGTGCTCTACGGCGCCCGAGTCTCCCTGGGGTTCGCGCTGACGTCGGTCATTCTCACCCTGACCATTGGCACCGCCTACGGCGCGGCCATGGCCTTTGCCCCTTCGCCGCTGTCGGCCACCCTGCGACGCCTTCTGGATGTGGCGTTCTCCGTGCCGCGCCTGCTGGTCCTGCTGGCGGTGGCCGGGGTAGCCGGCCCCCTCACCATCCCCGTGCTCATCCTCCTCATCAGTCTCACCGGCTGGTATGCGGTGGCCCGACTGGTGGCGGATGAGCTGACCGCGCTGTCCACGCGGGAGTTTTCGCTGGCCGCGCGCGCCACGGGCGTGCCGCTGCCGCGACTTTTCCAGCGTCACCTGCTCCCCCATTTGGGGCCGCTGCTGATGATCAGCGGCGCCTTCAGTGTCGCCAACACCATCGGCCTCGAAGCCGGGCTGAGTTTCCTTGGGCTCGGCATCCAACCGCCCACCGCCAGCTGGGGGAACATTCTGCGTGACGGCGCGGGGGGCATTCAGACCGAATGGTGGCTCACCGTCTTTCCCGGCCTGGCCACCGTCCTTCCTGTGCTCGCCTGCAATGCCGTGGGCGACGCCTTGCGCGACCGCTTCGCGCCGGTCCAGTTTGCCGAGTCCGCGCCGTCTGCTCCGGCGGCCGCTTCCCCTGCGCTTCGCCCGTGA
- a CDS encoding ABC transporter permease yields MVATFAAATFAFFCLQLAPGDPATALGEGVPASVRESRRAVYGYDAPVIVQYVRWISAAAQGDLGWSVSQQRPAVAVVLDALPNSLVLVLPGVLLAVLAGTALGAWQGIHARSMGDRLSNAAVFLLYALPEFWIALFLLLLFSVIWPVFPSGGMVSDLHVYMPPTDQWRDRLCHLVLPCLVIALFDTAALARYQRESMRDTLEQPFVRTARAAGLPWGRVYVQAWRASLLPVLTVLGILLPLNIMGVVFVEQVFAWPGMGLTLFNAINARDYDVVAACVIVGGAVIAFSGAAVDVLREVADPRLRMGERSRSVVPSSAPAA; encoded by the coding sequence GTGGTCGCGACATTTGCCGCGGCCACCTTTGCGTTTTTCTGCCTGCAGTTGGCGCCGGGTGACCCGGCGACGGCATTGGGAGAAGGTGTTCCAGCGTCGGTTCGTGAAAGCCGACGGGCGGTGTACGGCTACGACGCGCCGGTCATCGTGCAGTACGTGCGCTGGATTTCCGCCGCCGCCCAGGGGGATCTCGGGTGGTCGGTGTCGCAGCAGCGCCCGGCGGTGGCCGTGGTGCTTGATGCGCTTCCCAACAGCCTCGTGCTGGTGCTGCCCGGCGTATTGCTCGCCGTGCTGGCAGGAACAGCGCTGGGGGCGTGGCAGGGCATTCATGCGCGTTCCATGGGTGACCGCCTCAGCAATGCCGCGGTGTTTTTGCTCTACGCGCTCCCCGAATTCTGGATCGCGTTGTTCCTCCTGCTGCTCTTCAGTGTGATCTGGCCGGTATTCCCCAGCGGCGGCATGGTAAGCGACCTGCACGTGTACATGCCGCCAACGGATCAGTGGCGGGATCGCCTGTGTCACCTGGTGCTGCCGTGTCTGGTGATCGCGCTGTTTGATACCGCGGCGTTGGCGCGCTACCAGCGGGAGAGTATGCGCGACACGCTGGAACAGCCGTTTGTGCGCACCGCCAGAGCGGCGGGGCTGCCGTGGGGGAGAGTGTACGTGCAGGCGTGGCGCGCGTCGCTGCTGCCGGTGCTCACCGTGCTGGGGATCTTGCTGCCGCTCAACATCATGGGCGTGGTGTTTGTGGAGCAGGTCTTTGCCTGGCCGGGCATGGGGCTCACCCTGTTCAATGCCATCAATGCGCGCGATTACGATGTGGTGGCGGCCTGTGTCATTGTGGGCGGCGCCGTGATTGCCTTTTCCGGGGCGGCGGTGGATGTGTTGCGCGAGGTGGCCGACCCGCGCCTCCGGATGGGCGAGCGATCGCGGTCGGTGGTGCCATCCTCAGCGCCGGCCGCATGA
- a CDS encoding peptide ABC transporter substrate-binding protein translates to MLPAPAFRPRSSPTRQIATFLGTLALAAAAACGGDDQSDQASGENGGTLIVVVPAEPSTLFPPQIVGTQGGAVVSAIFDKLADIGPALETNGDAGFQPRLATSWTWATDSLSIAFSIDSAARWHDGKPVRAADVAYTFRVYTDDSVGASIRSLLGNIDSVTVRDERTVDYWFKRRMPQQFYDATYNMYILPSHLLDTIPMAQLGRAAFARTPVGSGRFRFARWESGQRIEVVADTTNARGRAKLDRVIWSITPDLGAATVKLFAGDADFLETIGLENVAQVAQSPSLRMVLNPALTYNFVAFNQRNPTDNTQPHPVFGDSLVRRALAMAVDRKALVRNVLDSLGRVAFGPAPRALMPDTAAFSQLPYDVARARALLDSAGWRDSNNDGVREKNGRELAFDIFVPISSVTRQRFAVLLQEQYRAVGVKASPVLLEINALQERIPQKRFDSYLGGIAANPGLVGMRQSWMSNGESNEVKYSSRAFDAFADSALSSFDTAQTRRLWARAFQQAVNDVPALWLFELQAPVVLHKRFVVPPLRADGWYSDLAEWRVDPTQRIDRDRIGLVPAGGGR, encoded by the coding sequence ATGCTCCCAGCTCCCGCTTTCCGACCGCGCTCCTCGCCCACCAGGCAAATCGCGACCTTTTTGGGCACGCTCGCGCTGGCTGCGGCCGCAGCGTGCGGCGGTGACGACCAGTCGGATCAGGCAAGCGGAGAGAATGGCGGCACGCTGATTGTGGTGGTGCCGGCCGAACCCAGCACGCTGTTTCCGCCGCAAATCGTTGGCACGCAGGGAGGCGCTGTCGTCAGCGCCATCTTCGACAAGCTGGCCGACATCGGTCCGGCGCTGGAAACCAACGGCGACGCGGGATTTCAGCCACGACTCGCGACCTCGTGGACGTGGGCGACCGACTCCCTCTCCATTGCCTTTTCCATTGACTCGGCCGCCCGCTGGCACGACGGGAAGCCCGTGCGCGCGGCCGATGTGGCCTACACCTTCCGGGTGTACACCGATGACAGTGTCGGTGCCAGTATCCGGTCGTTACTGGGGAACATCGATTCCGTCACCGTACGCGACGAACGCACGGTGGACTATTGGTTCAAGCGCCGCATGCCGCAGCAGTTCTACGATGCGACGTACAACATGTACATCCTGCCGTCGCACCTGCTCGACACCATTCCCATGGCGCAGCTGGGCCGGGCGGCGTTTGCGCGCACCCCGGTGGGCAGCGGCCGCTTCCGCTTTGCCCGTTGGGAGTCTGGACAGCGGATTGAAGTGGTGGCGGATACCACCAACGCGCGTGGCAGGGCGAAGCTCGATCGGGTGATCTGGAGCATTACGCCGGATCTCGGAGCGGCCACGGTCAAGTTGTTTGCCGGCGATGCGGATTTTCTGGAGACGATCGGTCTCGAAAACGTAGCGCAGGTCGCGCAGTCTCCGTCGCTGCGCATGGTCCTGAATCCCGCACTGACCTACAACTTCGTAGCGTTCAACCAGCGCAACCCAACCGACAATACCCAACCTCACCCGGTCTTTGGCGATTCCCTCGTGCGGCGCGCCCTGGCCATGGCGGTGGATAGGAAGGCCCTCGTCCGCAATGTGCTCGACTCGCTTGGCCGGGTGGCTTTTGGACCGGCGCCCCGGGCCCTCATGCCGGACACGGCGGCATTTTCCCAATTGCCATACGACGTGGCGCGCGCCAGAGCGTTGCTCGATTCGGCCGGATGGCGTGACAGCAACAATGATGGCGTCCGGGAGAAGAACGGACGCGAACTCGCCTTCGACATTTTTGTCCCCATCAGCAGCGTGACCCGCCAGCGCTTTGCCGTGCTGTTGCAGGAGCAATATCGCGCCGTGGGGGTGAAGGCGTCGCCGGTGTTGCTGGAAATCAATGCGCTGCAGGAACGTATTCCGCAAAAACGGTTCGACAGCTATTTGGGAGGGATCGCCGCCAACCCCGGACTGGTGGGGATGCGACAGAGCTGGATGTCGAACGGCGAAAGCAACGAAGTGAAGTACAGCAGTCGCGCCTTCGACGCTTTTGCCGACAGTGCGCTTTCCTCATTCGACACGGCCCAGACCCGTCGCCTGTGGGCACGTGCGTTTCAACAGGCCGTGAACGATGTCCCGGCACTCTGGTTGTTTGAGCTGCAGGCACCGGTCGTACTGCACAAGCGCTTTGTGGTACCACCACTGCGTGCCGACGGCTGGTACAGCGATCTTGCCGAGTGGCGTGTCGATCCGACGCAACGCATTGATCGCGACCGCATCGGACTGGTGCCTGCCGGAGGCGGGCGCTGA
- a CDS encoding lipoate--protein ligase family protein, protein MSESGLAPVLPAQWRWWEDGAHDGITNMATDQALLATVRPGAGTWRWYGWSRPTVSFGRNERTAGRFPPDGLAAAGLDAVRRPTGGRALLHWRELTYSVALPLPAEVPWRRAYDAINSMLLGALTALGLPARLAGAGKPVMPDGPVCFDLPAEGEITVDGRKLVGSAVWRQGDAYLQHGSLLLHDDQGRLASIPGAPSPAPPAAATLGSAFPHHADHELRRLVYAATHHALAGIGTVTPFVADRAWDSVLALQHGHFASPEWLWRR, encoded by the coding sequence ATGTCTGAGTCCGGACTCGCCCCCGTGCTGCCCGCGCAGTGGCGCTGGTGGGAGGATGGCGCCCACGATGGGATCACTAACATGGCCACCGATCAGGCGCTGCTGGCCACCGTCCGTCCTGGAGCCGGCACCTGGCGGTGGTATGGCTGGAGCCGACCCACCGTGTCGTTTGGTCGCAACGAACGCACGGCCGGTCGGTTCCCCCCGGACGGACTGGCGGCGGCCGGACTCGACGCCGTCCGTCGACCCACCGGCGGCCGGGCCCTGCTCCACTGGCGCGAACTCACCTACAGCGTGGCGCTGCCGCTGCCGGCTGAGGTGCCGTGGCGCCGCGCCTACGATGCCATCAACAGCATGCTGCTCGGCGCCCTCACGGCCCTCGGCCTACCCGCCCGCTTGGCCGGAGCCGGCAAACCGGTCATGCCGGATGGCCCGGTCTGTTTTGACCTTCCTGCCGAAGGGGAAATCACGGTGGACGGCCGCAAGCTGGTGGGCAGTGCCGTCTGGAGGCAGGGCGATGCGTATCTCCAGCACGGCAGCCTGCTGCTGCACGATGATCAGGGGCGGCTGGCATCAATCCCCGGGGCCCCGAGCCCGGCCCCGCCAGCGGCCGCCACACTGGGCAGCGCCTTTCCACACCATGCCGACCACGAGCTGCGTCGCCTGGTCTATGCCGCCACGCATCACGCGCTGGCGGGCATCGGTACGGTTACACCGTTTGTTGCCGATCGTGCGTGGGACAGCGTACTCGCGTTACAGCACGGGCATTTTGCCAGTCCCGAATGGCTCTGGCGCCGGTAG